CGCTTTTTAAAATCCCGGTGTGCCGTCACGACAGTCTGCTAAAAGTATGCCGTTACCTTCGCGAGTCAGGCTTACAAATAGTGGCATGCACCGAAAAGACGAACGACTATCTTTATACTGTTAACTACACGGTTCCTACGGTTGTTGTTATGGGATCTGAGGAAAGCGGTATTTCATCAGAAATAATACGTACAGCTGATCATCTTGCAAAAATTCCAATGCACGGCGAAATAGCGTCACTCAACGTTTCAGTTTCTGCGGGAATCATTTTGTATGAGGTGGTCAGACAGAGAATGTGATTGCAGGTTGTGGGTTGTGGGTTGCAGGGATATCAATTAAAGAGCGGGGATATGGAGAAAGCCTGTAACAGGCTTTTTAAGTTTCCTGCATCGCAACCTCAACATTCAACTCACAACCCACAACCCACAACATACACCTCATAACTCTAAATGTATTCCGTGCCAAATTTCGATTTTACGTCTGAGACGATCTCTTTAACTCTTTGTTCCTGACTTTTGTGGCAGATCATTAAGGTATTATTTGCTTCCACAACGATGTAGTCATCCAGGCCTTGTAATACTACCAGTTTATCAGGCGGTACATTAACAATACAATTTGACGAATCGTACATCATGACTTTTTTCGAATGCTGTACAGCATTTCCGAGGTAATCTTTCTCTGAAAGTTCGTAAACAGAAGCCCAGGTACCGAGGTCGGACCAGCCGAAGTCTGTTGGCAAAACGTAAACATTTGACGCTTTCTCCATAATGCCATAGTCAATAGAGATATTGGTACATTGATAATACGCATTTTGAATAAAAGGCTGCTCGGCAGGAGTATTGAAGTTTTTGTCGCCTTCTTTGAATATCTCATTCATTTCATGAAGGTGCTGATCAAAAGCATTCAGTATGGAGGAAACAGACCATACGAAGATGCCCGCATTCCATAAGAACTCTCCGCTATGCACAAAAGTATTGGCCAGTTCAGCATTCGGTTTTTCGGTAAAGGTTTTCACCTTGTAAAGGTTTCCCTCCAGGGTGTGCTGGGTAAATTGAATGTAACCATAGCCAGTATCAGGTCTCGACGGTTTAATTCCGAGGGTTATCAGGCAATTATTTCGCGATGCAGCATCAAGAGAGAAATTAATATCCTTGACAAATTCCTCTGTATCCAGTATAAGGTGATCTGCGGGAGATACAACGATAGAAGCTTCGGGATTCAGCATCGCGATTTTATGACAAGCATAGGCGATGCAAGGAGCCGTATTGCGCATTACCGGTTCCCCGAGTATCTGGTCGGCAGCCAATTGAGGCAATTGCTCTGCTACCAGCGACTTATAATTGTCGTTGGTGACGATATATATATTTCCGGCAGGGACGATTTTTAAGAAGCGCTCATACGTTTGTTGAATCAGGGTTTTTCCGGTACCAAGGATATCAATAAATTGTTTAGGATGAGCAGTACGGCTAATGGGCCAGAAACGGCTTCCTATGCCCCCTGCCATAATAACAGCATAAAAGTTCTTCATTTAACTTGTAATAAGATTAGTACCGTTTTTGTTTGAAATGGTATTCCTTATCCATCAACAGCGTCTTAAATCTGTATTTAAATAATACCTTCTTTTAGCAGATCGTGCAAATGCACTACACCTTTGTATTCGCCATTATCCGCAACGATAAGCTGAGTGATATTATTTGATCGCATCAATTCAAGTGCGTTTACTGCGAGCTCGCTGCTCTCAATTTTCCTAGGGGATTTTGACATAATGTCTTTGGCTTCCAGACCGTGAACGCTGTCGTATTTCTCCATCATCCTTCTGATATCTCCGTCAGTAATAATCCCTTCTATCGTTCCCTTATTAACAACAACTGTTGCGCCCAGCCGGTCTCTTGTAATGCCGATGATGACCTCTTTGACCGATGCATGGGGTGGGACTTCAGGTTTTTCGTTATTAATATACAGATCGCTTACTTTCAGATACAAGCGTTTCCCAAGGGATCCTCCGGGATGAAACTTAGCGAAATCCTCGCTGCTGAAACTACGGCATTCGAGCAGACATACTGCCAGGATATCACCCATAACAAGCTGCGCGGTGGTACTTGTTGTAGGGGCAAGGTTAAGCGGGCATGCTTCTTTTTCTACAGTGGTATCAAGCACATAGTCTGCCTGCCGGGCAAGATAAGATTCTTTATCGCCCACCATTCCTACCAATGTGTTTCCGCCATGTTTGAGTAAGGGAACAAGAATTTTAATCTCCGAAGTATTACCACTTTTCGAAATGCAGATCACTAAATCGTCTTTCTGTATTATTCCAAGATCGCCGTGAACCGCATCTGCTGCGTGCATGAATACTGATGGTGTGCCAGTGGAATTAAAGGTTGCCACAATTTTCTGAGCGATTAACGCACTCTTTCCCACACCAGTAACTACGACGCGCCCTTTTAGCGAGAGAATGCGCTCTATTATCACATAAAAGTCATTATTTATTCTTTCTGCGAGGCCTGATATTCCTTCGACTTCTGCCTCCAGGGTTCTTTTTGCTATTTGTAATACTTCAGTATTTGTTTTCAATTAGAAATTTTTTAATTAAACATACTAATTCACGGCAAAAATATGTTATTTTGGGGTTAAGTTTAGGTTTTCTAAATTTTTTCCCACGGAGGACGATGGAGATCAAGAAATCATTATTTGATAATTTACAGAATTTTTTCGGCTTTGATAACTTCAAAGGCGAACAGGAAGCAATAATAACCAATATCTTACAGAAGAAAGATACATTTGTAATAATGCCGACGGGGGGTGGTAAATCCATATGTTACCAGCTGCCAGCGCTAATGAGCGGCGGAACTGCGGTTGTTATTTCGCCGCTGATTGCCCTGATGAAGAATCAGGTAGATCAGCTCCGTGCCTTTGGTGGCACAGAAAGTATAGCACACTTTTTAAACTCGTCACTTAACAAATCGGAGATAGCGAAAGTAAAGCAGGATGTATTAAGCGGAGAAACCAAGTTGCTGTATGTAGCACCGGAATCGCTTTCAAAAGCTGAAAATATAGATTTTCTACGGTTGATCACTGTCTCATTTGTCGCAGTTGACGAGGCCCACTGTATTTCGGAGTGGGGGCATGATTTCAGACCGGAATATCGTAAAATACGCCAGGTTATCAGTAATATCGGTGACAGTATTCCCATTATAGCATTAACCGCAACAGCTACACCAAAAGTTCAGCAGGACATTATTAAGAACCTGCAAATGAACAACGCAACCTTATTTAAATCATCGTTCAACCGGTCGAACCTTTATTACGAGGTACGTGCAAAGCGGAACGTGATGAAAGAAATTATCCGGTTTATTAAGGCCAATCAGGGAAAGTCGGGAATTGTGTATTGCCTTAGCCGGAAAAAGGTTGAGGAGGTTTCGGAGGCCCTCAATCTCAATGGCATAAGATCGTTACCTTATCATGCAGGCCTGGATCCCAAAACCAGGGCAGAGACACAGGATAAGTTCCTTATGGAGGAAGTGGAAGTGATTGTTGCCACCATTGCCTTTGGAATGGGTATTGACAAGCCGGATGTTAGATATGTGATCCATCATGATATACCAAAGAGCATGGAGGGATATTATCAGGAAACGGGCCGTGCAGGTCGTGATGGCGGTGAAGGTCTTTGTGTTGCTTTTTATTCCGAGAAGGATATTGATAAACTTGCAAAATTCATGAAGGATAAGCCCGTTTCCGAAAGGGAAATAGGAACTCAGATCCTTAAAGAAGTAATTGATTATGCTGAATCAGCAGTATGCAGACGTAAACAAATCCTGCATTATTTCGGCGAGAATTTTGACGAGACAGGCTGTAACAACATGTGTGACAATTGTCGTGCCCATAAATCTCATTTTGATGCCACGCAGAAATTAAAGGATACGCTGAAACTTATCAGAGAAATGGGCGAAAAGTTCGACGACCAGCATATTATCAATGTAATAATGGGAATTGAAACATCGCAGATAGTGGCCTACAATCATAATAAGCTTGAGGCATTTGGAAGTGGCAAAGAGGACGGCCTGCATTTATGGAAGTCGTTGATGAGACAGGCTCTTCTTAATAATTATCTGTCAAAGGATATCGATAACTATGGATTGTTAAGGCTGACCAAGTCGGGGAAATCGTTTATTGAAAGTCCTCATACGCTTAAGTTTGTCCTCAACAGAGAGATGGAAACAGCCGAGGATGACCAGGATGAAGGTTCACAACAGGGCGCGGCTGCTCTCGATGAGGAGCTTTTGAAGAT
The window above is part of the Arcticibacter tournemirensis genome. Proteins encoded here:
- the recQ gene encoding DNA helicase RecQ codes for the protein MEIKKSLFDNLQNFFGFDNFKGEQEAIITNILQKKDTFVIMPTGGGKSICYQLPALMSGGTAVVISPLIALMKNQVDQLRAFGGTESIAHFLNSSLNKSEIAKVKQDVLSGETKLLYVAPESLSKAENIDFLRLITVSFVAVDEAHCISEWGHDFRPEYRKIRQVISNIGDSIPIIALTATATPKVQQDIIKNLQMNNATLFKSSFNRSNLYYEVRAKRNVMKEIIRFIKANQGKSGIVYCLSRKKVEEVSEALNLNGIRSLPYHAGLDPKTRAETQDKFLMEEVEVIVATIAFGMGIDKPDVRYVIHHDIPKSMEGYYQETGRAGRDGGEGLCVAFYSEKDIDKLAKFMKDKPVSEREIGTQILKEVIDYAESAVCRRKQILHYFGENFDETGCNNMCDNCRAHKSHFDATQKLKDTLKLIREMGEKFDDQHIINVIMGIETSQIVAYNHNKLEAFGSGKEDGLHLWKSLMRQALLNNYLSKDIDNYGLLRLTKSGKSFIESPHTLKFVLNREMETAEDDQDEGSQQGAAALDEELLKMLKDLRKKIAKQKNLPPFVIFQDPSLEEMCIHYPVNLEELKQIHGVGSGKAMKFGTPFVNLISKYVEDNEIDRPVDLVIKSAANKSALKVSIIQNIDRHIALEDIASSKGLSYEDILREVESIVNSGTKLNLSYYIDEMIDEDRQDEVFDYFRATEVDSIDAALKELGTDDYTREELQLMRIKFLSELGN
- a CDS encoding KpsF/GutQ family sugar-phosphate isomerase — protein: MKTNTEVLQIAKRTLEAEVEGISGLAERINNDFYVIIERILSLKGRVVVTGVGKSALIAQKIVATFNSTGTPSVFMHAADAVHGDLGIIQKDDLVICISKSGNTSEIKILVPLLKHGGNTLVGMVGDKESYLARQADYVLDTTVEKEACPLNLAPTTSTTAQLVMGDILAVCLLECRSFSSEDFAKFHPGGSLGKRLYLKVSDLYINNEKPEVPPHASVKEVIIGITRDRLGATVVVNKGTIEGIITDGDIRRMMEKYDSVHGLEAKDIMSKSPRKIESSELAVNALELMRSNNITQLIVADNGEYKGVVHLHDLLKEGII
- a CDS encoding mannose-1-phosphate guanylyltransferase; this translates as MKNFYAVIMAGGIGSRFWPISRTAHPKQFIDILGTGKTLIQQTYERFLKIVPAGNIYIVTNDNYKSLVAEQLPQLAADQILGEPVMRNTAPCIAYACHKIAMLNPEASIVVSPADHLILDTEEFVKDINFSLDAASRNNCLITLGIKPSRPDTGYGYIQFTQHTLEGNLYKVKTFTEKPNAELANTFVHSGEFLWNAGIFVWSVSSILNAFDQHLHEMNEIFKEGDKNFNTPAEQPFIQNAYYQCTNISIDYGIMEKASNVYVLPTDFGWSDLGTWASVYELSEKDYLGNAVQHSKKVMMYDSSNCIVNVPPDKLVVLQGLDDYIVVEANNTLMICHKSQEQRVKEIVSDVKSKFGTEYI